In Candidatus Omnitrophota bacterium, a genomic segment contains:
- a CDS encoding small basic protein, which translates to MMSQHPSLRSSEKDKQQRTVLKRYERIKSLKEKEKWKDGDSVFGLPKVRVMRFKIKKEKAAAAEGTEAVAGAETAAAPAAPGKTAAAAPGKAAPAAKAPGAKDTAKTKEAEGKK; encoded by the coding sequence ATGATGTCACAGCATCCCAGCTTGCGCTCATCGGAAAAGGACAAACAACAGAGGACCGTCCTTAAGCGTTATGAACGGATCAAATCCCTCAAGGAGAAGGAGAAGTGGAAAGACGGGGACTCCGTCTTCGGTCTTCCCAAGGTAAGGGTCATGCGCTTCAAGATCAAGAAAGAGAAGGCCGCCGCAGCCGAAGGCACTGAAGCCGTCGCCGGCGCCGAGACCGCTGCCGCACCGGCCGCTCCTGGAAAGACCGCTGCCGCCGCTCCGGGAAAGGCCGCACCGGCCGCCAAGGCCCCGGGCGCCAAAGATACGGCAAAGACGAAGGAAGCGGAAGGCAAGAAATAA